CCAATATCCGTCGATTCCAAAAAAGGTTGAACAACACCGTTTGCAAAACTATCTCGACGCATCACATCGCTCAGAAGCGCAGAAAGAAAGGTGTCTGCTCGAATGAGATTTAAATCTAAGACCGTAACCAGAGCAGTATGATCTGGAATCCAGCGATGTAAACGCTTCAGTTTTTTTTCAGTCGACTGATGAACCAGCTCAGAACCATCTTTGAGATAATCACGGGCATTACGAAACACGAGCAGCGTCGCACCAAGCAGAAAAATGGCGAGAAGAATTCGGACAAAAATCTTACGTTGGTTTTGCATAAATCCATGCCTCCACAAAATGAGTCAGAACTTCTCGCGCTTTTTTGGCACTATACATGAGTTCGGGAAGTTTGAAGATCTGTTTTGGATCTGCAGCTAAAAACTTCAGAAATGGGAGTGGTTTTGGTCGGCCCGCACTGTCAAGCGTCCCCTCAACTGCAGGCAATTCACATTCAAGAGGATCAAAAACAGAACGGACAACACAGGCAGGAATGTCATATTGAAGCGTTAACTGGAGAAGAGAAAAACTTTCCATATCGACCGCAATGGCGCTCTCCGAAGTTCCAAGAAAAGCTTTTTCGTGTTGACGGCGAACCACGTGAGGACTGGTCACAATTTTTCCTTGTCGATAGCGAAAACGATGTTCTTCACAAAGCGACACAGCTTTTTTTACCTGCAACGCATCGAGAACGATCTCTTCTCCTTTTGGAAGAACACTGATGGTGTCAGCAATCACCAAATCCCCAACATTCAGTTCTGGATCGGTTGCCCCGCAAAAGCCGATTCCAAGAAGAAATCCGGGATGATAACGTTCAAAAAACATCGGAAGCGCTTTTTCGACTCGATGAGATCCCACACCACTTCGCACTAAAACCACATCATGTTCACCCATCCGTCCTTCAATGAATTGGCACGACTCGTCATCGTGAGAAATTTCAATTTGCATCTTCTCCCGAAGCGATCGAATCTCCTCTTCAAGTGCGCCCACAATGGCAAAGGCAACTTTCTGCATGCAGTCCTTGTAGAGGTCTCCGGCTGAAGAGTCAATGAGGCTTGCAAACTCTTATGGGCTATGAACGTATCTTCACTATTATGCAGCACACAAAATCAAAACAAGCCTATGAACATGCGAAGCGTTTTTTCCCAGGTGGCGTGAACTCTCCTGTTCGCGCTTTTGGATCTGTCGGTGGCACGCCCCCTTTTATTCTCAAAGCACAAGGTTCGCATCTTTGGGATATCGATGGAAATGAATATATCGATTACGTGGGATCGTGGGGTCCTGCGATTTTAGGACACGCGCATCCCAATGTCAGCGCCGTGCTCACGCATGCAGTGACAACAGGAACGAGTTTCGGTGCGCCAACGCTTCTGGAAACAGAACTTGCCGAACTGATCACACAAGCGCTCCCTTCGATGGAGATGCTTCGTTTTGTCAACTCTGGAACCGAAGCGACGATGAGCGCCCTTCGACTTGCGCGCGGTGTCACAAAACGAAAGAAGATTTTGAAATTCGAAGGATGCTATCACGGTCACGCGGATAGTTTGCTCGTGAAAGCGGGCTCTGGAGCTGCAACTTATGGTGAGTCGACATCCGCTGGTGTGCCGGATATGCTCGCTCATGAAACGATTGTCTGCAGTTATAATGATCTCGAACGCGTCACAACCATCATGACGGAGATGGGAAATGAAATTGCCGCGATCATTGTTGAACCTGTGGTCGGAAATATGGGCTGCGTTCTTCCAGCATCGGGATTTCTAAAAGGGCTGCGCGATCTCACGACGAAACACGGCACGCTTCTTATCTTCGATGAAGTCATGACCGGTTTTCGTGTGGGGTTCACGGGAGCGCAAGGAAAATATGGGATCACTCCTGATCTGACGTGCCTTGGCAAAATTATCGGAGGCGGACTTCCTGTGGGTGCTTATGGGGGGAAGCGTCAATTCATGGAACAGATAGCCCCGCTAGGGGCTGTCTATCAAGCAGGGACACTTTCGGGAAATCCACTTGCCATGAGTGCTGGCATTGAAACGTTAAAACTTTTGTCGCATCCAGAAACCTATACAACACTTGAAGAGAAAACAGTGAAGCTGACTTCTGAAATCAGCCGTGTCCTGACACAAGCTGACATTGCACATCAGATCAGTCAGTGTGGATCGATGTGGACCCTCTTTTTTACAAAAAATCCTGTGATTGATTTTGATTCCGCATCAAAGGGAAACAATGATCGCTTCAAACGTTTTTTTCATGCCATGCTTGATGAAGGCATTTATCTTCCTCCTTCACCTTATGAAGCAGCGTTTATGTCGCTTGCTCATACGCAAAGTGATATTGAGAAAACATTAGAAGCTGTACAAAAGTGGATTTCGCATGAATCAAAATAGAAATTCGACTTATGTCGCCTTTGGCATTTACGGAGCTGTCGGTTTTCAGCTTGCAGCTTCTGTGATTGTTGGACTTCTGGGTGGAGCATGGATCGATAAAAAAATCGGCTCCTCTCCATGGCTCGCCGTCCTCGGACTCACTCTCGGTTTTGTCGGAGGGCTTTGGAATATGATCCGCATTCTTAATTGGCATAAGCAAAAGAAGGATTCAGATGACAGTTCTCAAACCTCTTGAACAAAGATCCCTCCTCTTTGCCCTGATCGCTATCATTATATGTGCTCTCAGCGGTGGAACGCCTTCGGCGCTTTCAGCTTTAGCTGGCAGTAGTCTCATGTTGATGAGCCTCCTTTTCTGGCGCTATGCGATTACGCAGTTTTTATCTGGCCAAAACTCCTCAAAAATCCTCGTTTTTTTCCTTTCTCTCTTAAAAATGGCCGGAATGACATGGGCTATCTGGTATCTCATCATAAAAATCTCGATTGAACCCCTTGCTTTTTTAATTGGCTTATCCTCTATAGTGGCCTCCCTTTTCTTCAGCATGTTCCAATCACAAGGAACAAAGGAGTCGTAAACCGTGTTTAATTTGTTTCTTTGGCTCGGCACCCATCTCGGAATTTCTCACACCTGGATGGAACATCATCTCCATCAAGTGACGGCTACATTTGTCACGAGCGTCATCGCTCTTTTGAGTTTCATTGCCTGGCAACGTCTGCGGCATCCTGAAAAGTGTCTCGTTCCTCAAAAGAAACTGACTCTTTCAGGACTTTTTGAGTTTATGGTTGCATCACTCCTGAAACTGATGCGCGATGTGATGGGAGAGCGAGCTGATCGCTATTTCCCACTGATCGGATCTCTCTTTATCTATCTCCTTTTCTCAAATCTTTTGGGACTTATTCCGGGATTTTTGCCACCAACGGAAAATGTAAATACCAATCTCGCATGTGCCTTGGTAGTTTTTGTTTATTACAATGTGGTTGGCATTAAAGAGCAGGGAATTAAAAATTACATTAAGCATATGGCTGGCCCGATCATCTGGTTAGCGCCTTTGATGCTGGCGATTGAAATTATTAGCCATCTCGTACGACCGGCGTCACTTTCAATTCGTCTGTTTGGAAATATTACTGGAGATCATCTCGTTTTAGAAATCTTTAGTAATCTCGTGCCGCTGGTTGTCCCCATCATTTTTATGCTGCTTGGAATTTTTGTCTCGTTTATTCAGGCCTTTGTCTTTACGCTTTTGTCGATGGTCTATATTGCACTGGCAACTGAGCATGAGGCACATCATTAATAAGAGGATTACCAAAACTGATTCACATTTTCTCTCGGGGTACAGACGCTGCGGTTACGCTCCTCGCGTCTTCTGTTTCCATCGGCGCGATCTTTTAAATTTGCATCGACGCGCCTCAGTCAAAGGCCCCCTGCGAAAAAATCTTCACCAGTTTTGGTAAAGATAACAATTAAAACTTACTTACAAGGAGGAGAAGGATGAAACGAATGTTCACGTGGTTAGGGGGAGTTGTGGTATCGATGTTTGCATCAAGTGCAGCTTTTGCTGAAGAAGCAGCAGCTCAAGCAAGCAGCGGAAACATGGGATCAGCATTGGCAATTGCTGCTGGATTTGGCATCGGCATTGCTGCTTTCGGTGGCGCGCTGGGACAAGGCAAAGCAGCAGCAAGCGCCCTTGAAGGCATTGCTCGTAATCCAGATGCTGCTGGAAAAATCCAGACACCGATGATTATCGCATTGGCACTGATCGAATCACTCGTCATCTACGCTCTCGTCATTGCATTCTTATTGATGAACAAAATTTAGTTCAGTGCGCTCGTAGCTCAGTGGATGAGAGCATCTGACTACGGATCAGAAGGTCGCAGGTTCGAATCCTGCCGAGCGCGCAGAAAATTTGGCGCAGACAAATTTTCCCCGACGAACGAAGAACGTCAACGAATAACGGCGCCAAATTTCGTTTTTCGCTCACGTAATTCGTTCTTCAAGAAGAGAAAGTTCCTTTGTTATACAAAGCAACACTCATTGAGTTTACTCAGGCCTTCAAGGGCAGAAGAACATGGCTGCACGCAGATGTGGATGAGTCGGTTTCCCACTATCCCGGTGATCATGATTCAGATGCCATACACGTGGGAGTTTTTTTCAAACAAACCCTGTTCGTAGGAATCGGCTCATTATTGCCGGATTCCAATCATAAGCTCGTACGTCCAGGTGCTTGGCGTGTGCGTGGCATGGCGATAGCGCCGGAACATAGGGGGCACGGAGCTGGCGCTGTTTTGATGCAGCATCTGCTTGCCATAGCGAAGCAGAAAGGTAGGAGCGGATTGTGGCTAACCGGTCGCGAAGATTCCACCGGGTTTTACAAAAAATTTGGTTTTGAGACACAAGGCAAACCGGTTTCGCATGTTGTTGGCAAACTTTTTTTTATGCAAATGTCTTTATCGACAAAAACGTCCGAATGATCATAAAAAATCAGGCCGCCAGCTTGGCCATTTCAGCACACACCGCTCTAAAATCGTCGCCGAGCACGCAATCTTTATATCGAAATCCCAAAGCTCACCTTAAATTTCTCTTGCGACTTCCAATAAAATATGAGTAAATTTCGCTCTATCACAAAAAACTCATGTGTTTTTTACGATAAGGATTAAAAAATACATATGGAAAGATATATTAAACAAGGTGTTTTCAAGGATTTAAACAGAAAAATGGTTTTTGTCGGTGGTCCACGGCAAGTGGGAAAAACAACCTTTGCAAAGAACCTCTTAGAAACCTGGCCAGATCAACTCTCTTCAACCGTGCAACGTTATTATAGTTGGGATGATGATCGTGATCGCGAATTTTTGCTCGCTAAACAGCTCCCTTTTTCTCCTGGTCCAGTCATCCTCGATGAACTGCACAAATATCAAAGATGGCGTTGGCTTCTCAAAGCACTGTATGACAAGCGGGGAAATGAGTTGCAGATTTTAGTGACGGGGAGTGCAAAGCTTGATTATTACCGACGAGGGGGCGATTCTCTTCAGGGACGATATCATTATTACCGCCTCCATCCCCTTTCGCTCAAAGAACTCTCTTCGCAAACAACATCATCGCTTCGCGATCTGTTGATGTATGGCGGATTTCCCGAACCTTTCTTTTCAGCTTCAGAAACAGAAACGAGACGTTGGAGCCGAGAATACCGGTCTCGTGTCCTGCGCGAAGAGCTTCGAGACCTTGAAAAAGTGAATGATATTTCGCTGATCGAACGGATGGCGATACGCTTGCCGACGCTTGTTGGAAATCCTCTTTCACTCAATGCTCTGAGAGAGGATTTGCAAGTGTCGCATCAAACCGTCGTACGCTGGATGAATATGCTCGAACGACTCTACAGTATTTTTCGCATTTATCCCTTCGGAGCTCCCCATATTCGCGCCGTAAAAAAAGAAGCAAAACACTACCACTTTGATTGGGCACAAATTCCGGAAACAGGATTTCGTTTTGAAAATATGATCGCCTGTCACCTTTTGAAATGGTGCCATTTTTTTGAAGATACCGAAGGATGGGACATGGATCTTCGATATTTTCGAGATACGGATAAACGAGAAGTCGATTTTGTAGTGCTCAAAGAACGAACACCGATCCTTTTTGTGGAGTGTAAAATATCTTTTCAGGAAGCAAGCGGTCATTTGAAGTATCTCTCCAGAAAGTTTCCCGGTGTCGAGGCTGTGCAGATTCACTTCGACGGGGACGAAGATATCAAAACGGATGAGGGTATTCGACTTTGTCCAGCAGCAACATTTTTGAAGCGCTTTGTTTGA
This region of Deltaproteobacteria bacterium RIFCSPHIGHO2_02_FULL_44_16 genomic DNA includes:
- a CDS encoding ATP synthase F0 subunit A, whose translation is MEHHLHQVTATFVTSVIALLSFIAWQRLRHPEKCLVPQKKLTLSGLFEFMVASLLKLMRDVMGERADRYFPLIGSLFIYLLFSNLLGLIPGFLPPTENVNTNLACALVVFVYYNVVGIKEQGIKNYIKHMAGPIIWLAPLMLAIEIISHLVRPASLSIRLFGNITGDHLVLEIFSNLVPLVVPIIFMLLGIFVSFIQAFVFTLLSMVYIALATEHEAHH
- a CDS encoding ATP synthase F0 subunit C, with protein sequence MKRMFTWLGGVVVSMFASSAAFAEEAAAQASSGNMGSALAIAAGFGIGIAAFGGALGQGKAAASALEGIARNPDAAGKIQTPMIIALALIESLVIYALVIAFLLMNKI
- a CDS encoding glutamate-1-semialdehyde-2,1-aminomutase; this translates as MGYERIFTIMQHTKSKQAYEHAKRFFPGGVNSPVRAFGSVGGTPPFILKAQGSHLWDIDGNEYIDYVGSWGPAILGHAHPNVSAVLTHAVTTGTSFGAPTLLETELAELITQALPSMEMLRFVNSGTEATMSALRLARGVTKRKKILKFEGCYHGHADSLLVKAGSGAATYGESTSAGVPDMLAHETIVCSYNDLERVTTIMTEMGNEIAAIIVEPVVGNMGCVLPASGFLKGLRDLTTKHGTLLIFDEVMTGFRVGFTGAQGKYGITPDLTCLGKIIGGGLPVGAYGGKRQFMEQIAPLGAVYQAGTLSGNPLAMSAGIETLKLLSHPETYTTLEEKTVKLTSEISRVLTQADIAHQISQCGSMWTLFFTKNPVIDFDSASKGNNDRFKRFFHAMLDEGIYLPPSPYEAAFMSLAHTQSDIEKTLEAVQKWISHESK